The DNA sequence GTCACCTTTGAGCGGAGCTGCCATGACTGTTGCCGAACATTTGCGCCGAGCTGTTGAGCTGGAAAACATCAGCACTACGCCAAGGCTGGATATAGAAGTTCTGCTCTGCCATGTATTGGAAAAACCACGTAGTTACCTGTTTGCCTGGCCGGATGAAGTGCTTAGCGAGCAACAGGAGGCTCTTTTTTCAGCTCTGCTTGATAGGCGCAAGAAAGGTGAGCCGGTAGCGCACCTGACCGGTGTCCGGGAGTTCTGGTCACTGCCGCTTCAGGTAAATTCATCCACCTTAATTCCACGTCCGGATACCGAGCTGCTGGTAGAGGCCGCTTTGCAATTGCCGTTGCCAGAGCAGGCACATGTTGTCGACCTCGGTACCGGCACTGGTGCCATTGCTCTTGCTCTCGCCTCGGAAAAACCGCACTGGAAAATTGTCGCAGCAGATGTTCAGCCTGACGCTGTAGCGTTAGCAGAAAGTAATCGTGCTGCGCTTGGTTTTAAAAATGTATCGGTAGTGCAGAGCAACTGGTTTGAAGGTCTGGCGGATCAAACTTTTGATTTGATCGTCAGCAACCCTCCTTATATTGACCCACTCGATCCACATCTTTCGCAAGGCGATGTGCGGTTTGAGCCGCGAACCGCGTTAGTAGCAGAAAATAACGGTTTGGCGGATATAGAGATTATTGCATCTGGGGCCATGCAGAAATTAAATGCTGGTGGTTGGCTGGTTGTTGAGCATGGCTATGATCAGGGTGAAGCGGTGCGAAAGGTTTTTTCCGGGAGTGGTTTTACAGAGGTTGC is a window from the Porticoccaceae bacterium LTM1 genome containing:
- the prmC gene encoding peptide chain release factor N(5)-glutamine methyltransferase, encoding MTVAEHLRRAVELENISTTPRLDIEVLLCHVLEKPRSYLFAWPDEVLSEQQEALFSALLDRRKKGEPVAHLTGVREFWSLPLQVNSSTLIPRPDTELLVEAALQLPLPEQAHVVDLGTGTGAIALALASEKPHWKIVAADVQPDAVALAESNRAALGFKNVSVVQSNWFEGLADQTFDLIVSNPPYIDPLDPHLSQGDVRFEPRTALVAENNGLADIEIIASGAMQKLNAGGWLVVEHGYDQGEAVRKVFSGSGFTEVATRQDLSGNDRISLGRVAG